TACAGCACTGGAgggatcatttttttttttctcgctCCACCAGATTCAAAACTTAGAAAGAGGTTCTTTTGTCAGCTTATGAATTTAAAGATTATCTCTGTGTATTTGAATTACTTGTTACTTCTTTTCACATTATGACACATGCCAACATGGATGAAGACAGGAGTACTTTTATCAATGAGTAAGATCCCATTTTCAATACCATTTGTAGACCAAAACATGACAACAGATCGAGATCACCCAATTGGTTTGCTTTTCTGCATAGGCAATCTCACAAGAGCTATCCCAGTGATAATTGGAAAATAGAAATACCGATGTAAAACTCACCCTACTAACAATGCCCAGCTTCTCCAATTTTTGGACAGCATCATCCACTTCAAAGTTGCATCGCTCACCAAACTCTTCTTCAATTAGTTCTTCACACTGTCGGTCAAGATCCTACGTATCAAAGCATCAAAAGTAATCAACTTCCATATTCAAATGTTCTAGAGATTGTATATATGAGAAATACATGTTCTAGAGATTGTATATATTAGAAATACATACCTCTTTTGTAGCTTTACCCTGTTCCATCAAAATAAAGAAAGCAATGATAACCTCTTTGACCTGCATATTCAGATTATGGTGCACAAAGGTGAGAAACTCGTGATTCACTTGCTGGGTGTTCAAATTTGACTCGGGCAAAATGGATTATGATGGGCGGCTCATActtaatgaaataataaataaagaaacaattGTTGCTAAAAGGAAAATGTAATACAATGCTAATGGTTGTATTGGTATTGCTTTGCAGGTCATGATAGAAAAGAACTCTGTTGATTCAGACAGTCATCATTCATCCAAACCCTCAGTGACTTTGGCATGAACTAATTTTAAGGAGTGGACACACTATGTAGgcccaaaaaaatccaagtcTGTCAAGTGAACTGCTAAATATCTGGGTTTCCTGactactcccccccccccccctcctcccaaaCACCACTAAGATGTTGTCAAAATTTAATAAGCACTTGAAAAATACCCAGCAAATCCTAACACCATAGATTCTAGAATCCACTGAGAACTCAATGACTGAAAAACCAGGTCAGCTTAGAAGACTTTTCAAACTTGCAAGGTTTCACTGAGAAGTTTGACGCCATCTCAACAATGAGCACACATGGAGAGTCCAATTCAAATCCATTCCAAGTTTTCAATTAGAGGTCTTTCTTATGGATCtatattaagaagaaaaaaatattctcGCTTGGTGCCTACTTCTTGTTGAATCACATCATCACACAAGTGAAGAAGAGTGCCCTTCCCACTGTCCAATTGTTTGTCATACATGGATTGTGTAATCAAGTTCTGATATGTGACCATGTTCTGCTGAAACCTACACAAATTGGATAACATGAAACATATAAGTGATCAGGAACTCGGGCACAGCAAGAGTACAGTATCATAAATCTAACTGTAATGAAAGCACGGGTCCTATTACACTGTATGGACAGTGGGAAACCCAATTCGGTTGCTCTAACCAATGAGATCCCTCTGTCAGCATGTGCATTGCCCATCAATGAACTAGCTAGTGCAAGTACCCAAACACATCCAATTCATAAGAAACAATAGCTCAACACTTAACGTGAAGTAGATCTTTGCACAGTAGCCAACCAGTCCAGAGAGGATGGCAATAATGACCCAAACATCAGCTTTAGGCATTTCAAGTGAACTAACAAGGGCAACCTGAAATAAAGAAATCGCAGGTGCATCAGAATTAGCATGATCAAAATAAAGAATGATACACATCAATCTTCAAGGACATTAAATAACTGACCAGCCCAACGACAGCTGAAACAAGGAACTTGACCCAATCCATTGGTGTCAAACTTGGATTTTTCTTCTCTGGCTATTaaatataagaagaaaaaaaaaaacaatatcagCTGATTGACTGAACACAACTGTAACACTCATTACAGTAAAAACACTCATCAGGAAATGAAACCGTGAGGGATGGAGGAGGTTAAGGAACTGTAAAACTCACCAGAACTATTTCCATATCAGCCATGGGAATGTTTTTAAAATGTTTCACATATATTCCTCGATCTGTTTTGGTGTTTGGACTTGCTTGCCTGTAGAATGTCGAGGGAGAAAGGACATGAAATTCTATGAACTTACTTGTAATATTTCAGATCCTAAAAGGAAATTGATAAATTGATAAATAGACTGGTTATCACAACCTGCTTGAACTGAGAACTCTTTTTCGGTTGGAACCATCAAATGGTGAATCTTTTGAAAAATACATTTTCTTTATGGGAAAATGAACTGTGTCCGGGAGTGTAGCGTACGCTAGCTCTTCcctgagtctatctctctctttccccaatGAATGACATATCTCCCCCGTtgttgtgggaggagagagagatagacgcaGGGAGTGTTAGCGTACACTAAGCTAccagacagagaactacttccctttcCTTATATAAACATATAAATTTGTATACTCTCTTGAAATCCTTTTCATCAATGGTAATATATGCCCAAACTCCATATTATAAGCTTATGGCAATGGTTTTGATAGTAAAAGCTCTGTATACACAATGAGATTCTATTTTTCAATTtaactatataaagcatttaaaGATTAATAACTAGATAAAAGGTCTATACCTGTATACAACAATCATCCTGTCAAAAGTTGGCTCTTGAATTGTGATTTTGCTAAGCAGGTTACGCAAGCTGGAGAGACACCGTATGAAAATGGCATTAAATATCCCACATCCGACATAAGCACCCCCAACCAGGGTGATTATTGGATTTTATCAAACTTAGTTAGTGAGATGGTTCAACATTTTTCTTGTGCGCTATGCATGTGcacacatacatatatacattCATAAGCAGCCCtgccctcccccctcccccccccccaaaaaaaaatattgataacACTGATATAGACCTAAGGCGCATTTTTTTCACTGTAAAATATTTTACAGAATAATTATTAGGGGAAGGGGTCGATGCACGGGAGATTCTGTGCAGGTGCATTTGTCATTTCTATGGGGCTTTTGCCCCCCATCCAAGGTCTTGTGCGCGAACCGTGGACAAGACCTTTTGcttaattattatttataaattttcttttatatttttctgcTATTTGGCATTTTTTTGGTTGTGCATGACCAATAAGCATATTTGAACATGATTCAGTGGGGGAAAGAATCCAGCCATATGATGGGGGTGGATTCTTCTATGGGTGCCAAGAGTACCAAAGATACCATCACTATTTTATGAAAACCACATTCTGAATTTTGAAGTGGACGTTGTTTTCCAACTTTTTGTATTGCATTACGATAAAACATGTTCCTTCTTTCTAATCCTTATACAATTTCGTATTGGTTTTCAATAAATCCTGTAAAATAATTTACAGCTATAAAAACGCAGTCAAAAGAGAAAAGTAAATTCTGAAATTCTTGACCGTAAGGTTATTTCTTCCGAATTGTTGATAAAAATGTGTTTTTGAATGGATTGAATCACCTTATCCAGATCAGCATTGGTCGGGACCGATTCTATCCCTAATCAAACAAAGGTCACCAATACAACTCTCTATTTATAACATAAAATGTCTATTACACATGAAAATATGCATAGAGTTATGGAACGGCAGATACATTAAGGTACCATTACTATTCTCACCCCATCCCAATAATTAGGATACAGTTCAAACCTAAGATGACCttaaatagagttgaatggTGGAACAAAATTCACCTAGCCGAACACATTTAGTTGGGGGAAAAagggcttagttgagttgagttgagttggaTTCCAACCTGAGCTGCATATTTTCAATTCGTATCCGTTCAACACTTAGGTCATCTTGCTCCCCTTCAAGGATAATTTCATCAGTTTTCTTTGGatcttgttgctgttgttgcacATTTGGCTTTCTGGACAAAATACGTTGTACTCTGCAACCACCATAGTTCACAAAAAATTAAAGCTTACTTCATACTTCCGAATGAAGCAATATGGTCATTGGAACTCAAAATAATTTTCATTAGATTTATGATGATCATTACTAACAATTTAATTATCAATAATACCACATTCCCTCATAAAACATGTTGACAAGTTAACAATTTTGATGTTTTAAAACATAATATCAACTTTAGTGCTTCAGGAGCAGCCCCCTATCAATTGATAGGTCTACTTGGGACAAGCCTAAATCATGGATTTGATCCCAGCTCATCAACAAGGAAAAGGATTgcaactcccccccccctcttctatAATATCTCAAACCTAGTATTGCAGCGACATTCCAAGACTTTAACATCATCCAACCTCAAATTTTAATAAACATGAATTCTCAAGAAAATAACTCTTCCAAATAATATAACATGACAGATAATCAAAGTTGCAAGGAAAAGAAACTCTTACCCGGTTACTCTGAGAAGCCATCCCCATAAACGTGCAATGAGCATATCCAATTTCTCCATGAAAAAGTAATCAGTTGTTCGGTCAATTCCAATGCCCCGACGGAAGATTACGTACTACTCATGCACATAGTGTACCCAATATTAGTATAAAGCTAGGAATATATTTGAACGTTTCCCATAGTTTTCAATTTTTGCATCTATGTCCATTGGTTTTTGCATCCATACCCTGACATTAAAGAACTTTGAAATACCCTCAGTTTCCACTTCTCTAAATTaatttccatttcattttaGCCAACTAATATTCCTTTATACTAACTTCACCAACTTCTGCTCCTCCTTCCATCATTTTTAAGCTGTTGATTGTCTGCCAGAAAGATGCTTCATTTAATAGTGGCTAGTGAAATGGCATATCTATTAATTCAATGTTAAGCTGAGagtatttttatgaatttatctTCCTAAACCAATTGGAATTTATGTTTTACAATGCCAGCAGTAAGGATTCAAAGGATCAAATAGTGTGAAGGGCCAGatgcaaaaaccaaaaacagagTCAAAGATGCCAAAACATCAAGACATGCGGGATAGCTGCAAAAAGCATGTACATGAATTTGGACAAAGACAAGAGAGACAAACCACAGAGCAACAGTTATATAATAAAGGTTCAGTGGCATAATCAATAGAAGTTTGTTATAGTGCAGTGctcaaaattgtaatttactatGCTTCAAATCTTTCAACCATGAAGATAAGCAGAGCTTCAAAAGATATTTCTCCTTTCCTATACCATATCTGTTATATGAACATTTTTAGATGCTATTCCAACATCAACAGATTTAAACTACAAGCCTTGTAAATTTAATATCCACCCACCAGAGAGATGCTTCACCTTTCCAATTATTGGAGAGACACCCATAAGGTCAAGGTGCATCCTCCTACACCCAAAGAACTCATTCCTACCCTTAACCAGCCCCCCAAAGCCCGCCCTGTTCATTCCAACTTCCAAGCCCTCTATCTAAACCAGAACCTCCCCTTCCCTTCAAACCGCAAAAAAAGGAAACAGTACATGCATAACAAAATCTAGTGTATAACAGAACCTgccatctctttccctttatcCTAGtccccttctttccttctcctcttcattcttcttcttccttctctctaaCCCAAACCATAAAATGCCATATGGGCCCTCCCAAGAGATTTTCACTACTACCAAGTGATGCAGAGCTGAAGCactacatccgcaagaagaagaggaacaagaagctgctgcccaagtagtagtagtagaactactagtagtagtactagttccatagtttttttttaagagtttttatgtttttaaattgaaccggcccaacctggttgaaccagtggttcaatttaagtgacttaagtcaccactttttattttatgtaatttttcttctgtttttgggTTCACTCCACATTCCCAGGATTTAGAGAGGGAGGTGGACTAGTTAAGTCGGCTAGGGGTAGTAATACTCCTAGGCTGAAAAGGTGTAAGGCCCTTAGGCCATTATTTAATCAATAGAAACCATGGAGCTCTTCATACTCCACTTTTGAGAATTAAAACTGCTAttgcaagctgctgctgcttctcttccaCTGTGAAGGTTTGCTTTGTGTCtgatcaaagctggtgggattgttgtgatccaatcgacaccttgcggtgtgaagcccgggtggttcgctCAAGCTCTCCTTCAGGTTTTTTGTTCAAGCTTCTATTTTTACTCAAGTTACTGCTGCTGCCGATTATTCTCTGCAACTGCAAGTAAGTTTGAGACTTCCCCAACCACatacttcttctcctaatcctccacAGCCCCAACCCTATCattccccccccttttttttttatacctttTCACACTCTTAGTTCTGTCCAGACCTATTCCACCATCAGAATTACTCCAAACTTAAATCACAACACCACCAGCATAgcccctacactcgatccacaCTTCAGCCCCCTTTcatccagccaaaccctagatCCTCCATCACCCtactaaaacccaaaccctaatattaCCACAGACCAAACTAGCCAACCATTCTGTCCCAATTTTGGATCGAACCCTCTGCCCTAGAGGAGAACTCGACCCAAAGGAATTCCCTATACACcctctctaaaccctagatcccctcACTTCACACTTTCtgaaaacccgaaaccctaacctgctGCCACTCTAGTTTACACAATTCCACTCATCAAACCATCTCAGGACCTtaactgatagactcccctacacctacctagcataaccaacacctcaaaccctaaccctaattttgacctaaaaccattTTCTGCCCCAATCGGATTAccagttcatagcagatcctatTGTACCGGCACCTAGTTGGTCCTCTAccaacctaggactacattaccaagATCCCATAGGATGACCATAGCTATCCTATCTACCACTATTCAGGTAGAAAAGATGTGGAAATAATACATGAAAAAATGATAATTCGacctaattaaataaaatttttgcaTGGATGGTCTCCTAGTGGTAgccatcatagttgtcatggcagcAAGGTGAGCCAAGGTGCTGGCCAGGAGTCAAGCTTTGGAGCATAGGTGTCAAGGAGGTCGCCTAGACGAGGCCTCACTGATCAGCGTGTGGATAAAACAGGTTTAGTTTAGAACCTTTCGGTTATTTTGTACTTATAGTTTAGTAGTTTACTAAAATTTTGACCAAGTTATgttaatatttttcttataaaaggTCAGAAGAATTGAATATGAAAATGAAGCGATCTGTACATTAAGGTGTTGAACAATTAAGATGACCACAAGGGACctgctacaacccttgcaagAAAGTTCACCCTACCCAGCCACTGTGATAAATACAATTCTTTCCCGAGCATTTAGCCCATCTCATTTGCAAAAGTATCACAATCATCCCATATAGTGTATACATTGAAATCACAGAAATCTGACACCCCAGAAAACCAAAAAGACACCAATATGAGGCTCTTCCTTGATACCAATAGAGCTAATTCCTCTTTGTTTTCAATGACATTATGGTGGAGGCCGGctagagaagagggagaaatcTGAGATGGAatctcagagttgcaggggagggagAGAATCACGTAACCACACCCTCACGTTGAGCAAACCATTCACTTTGTATTTCAAATTTGTTTCTCCAACGATGGATTACAAGGTATAAAAAGACGAAAACCAAGAGACTCCGAACTAGAATGTAAGACTGAAACTAACTTACACCCAaactctatctctctatctctattCCTACGTAACCCATACAAAACAAAACATGATAAAACAAAAGACATAAAGACTAACTAAACtaactctttttttgtttttctttttttatataactAACTCTCCCACCAGTCCACATCTTTATTGAATATATAAAAGGGGCCAAACAAGCCTAAGACAGAAAACTGGCAAAGAAAGCTAAAACTAAACAGGGGGAACTCAGTCCTTAACCATATTGGCGAGAGCTAACCCAAGAGAAACAATAAAACAAGCCTACGAAGGCTCTGCGAGGCGCACCGAGGGGATCCTTGTCCTATTTGATCTTCGGGGGATCCCAGTATATACACCAGGTCCATCAAAAGCCACACTAGCCAAAAGAGCCTCCTCCTCTGGTGAAAAGGGAGATGAAATCTCCTTTTCAACCAAGGGTTGTTCTACTGCCGTGTCCACCGCTATAACACTAGGCTTTGCCTTCTTTTGACGACGAGCTCTACCAATAACTGGAGTTGCCATACGGCTACTCATTCGACCACCTCGAGGGGCATTCCTACGGCCATTATGCCTTGTTCAACCCAACACCTGAGTCCACACAtgttacacccccatccctgaaccacgggaaatgcaacTGGAGCATACaaactacgctctccaaccaccagaatcactgatgtagtatccaagactaactcattcacaacgacaaataataggtaaaaggaaatgattaatattaataacatcagagttagcagaagctaggtgatagcatataaaatattgtctattcaagtttaccccttcaagtacaattcgttccaATCAGGATCaatgtattatcactgtataataaatacacctatcaagaaaggaataaaaagaatacacctttgaaacaaaagatagtttatcaaagtgtaacaaaagatggccaccagccaagaatcactgttccctcgtggaacacatctcacagtagcactccggtccatgatcctcatactccggagtccaccactcttcatgaccttcttcaGGAGTCTTGAGCTCTGCGCCatcctgctcgaatgtacctgcatcaactaaaaatatgtttcctcgaggagtgagctccaactgagcccaatgagtggctaagccacacaagcatacacaataataataatgaatggggttgactgcaaaccatacatgatggacggataccaaggtgtcccataccaccaaggtagaccgtacatcacatacaatttacaatcatgctacatgaatgaatgatgatgtatagttttattgttatccacctaacacacaactaagtcaggtatagtactatagcaacaccttaggtagcatccccgacatcggtaccataaacggatggtataccggcgatgacaaacccgagttgcgctggaagcctgccgtaccggtctccaccaagagatatacgcaaacccccaagtcaaatcccgtcctggcgttcggcccaaaatacggtcggtgcccgaacttcccgggtgggtatacccaaataacggtcggaacccacggatttgaccgacacc
The nucleotide sequence above comes from Telopea speciosissima isolate NSW1024214 ecotype Mountain lineage chromosome 3, Tspe_v1, whole genome shotgun sequence. Encoded proteins:
- the LOC122655791 gene encoding uncharacterized protein LOC122655791, yielding MDEKNKDVIRLERESVIPILKPKLIMSLANLIEHGSDRAEFIKLCKRVEYTIRAWYFLQFEDLMQLYSLFDPVHGSKKLAQQSISSEEIDILEQNFLTYLFEVMDKSNFKITTDEEIEVAQSGQYLLNLPITVDKSKLDTKLLKRFFEEHPRENLPDFCDKYVIFRRGIGIDRTTDYFFMEKLDMLIARLWGWLLRVTGVQRILSRKPNVQQQQQDPKKTDEIILEGEQDDLSVERIRIENMQLSLRNLLSKITIQEPTFDRMIVVYRQASPNTKTDRGIYVKHFKNIPMADMEIVLPEKKNPSLTPMDWVKFLVSAVVGLVALVSSLEMPKADVWVIIAILSGLVGYCAKIYFTFQQNMVTYQNLITQSMYDKQLDSGKGTLLHLCDDVIQQEVKEVIIAFFILMEQGKATKEDLDRQCEELIEEEFGERCNFEVDDAVQKLEKLGIVSRDTIGRYYCVTLKRANEIIGTTTEELVLKARQGTINAA